GGACAATCAGGCATTCTGCATGGAAGGCATGTCCACATGGAAAGATATAAAAAGGTGCCATTTGGCCTACTAATGTATAGCCACGGCCCGTGCCAAATTCCCTGCCAGCTGTTAAAATTTTTCGTTGACAAACCTAGGGAGTAAGATTAAAATCATTTCAAATGAGGGGATAAATTCAGCAAACTAAATCAGAAAAACAAAAGCAGATagatcttttaatatatatatatatatatatatatatacagtcATGTCATAGAGATTCAACAAAGTTTTACGTTGActgtcgaaagcctaacacaaccctctccttttatccgggcttGGGACCGGCTAAGAATAGCAAAGCTAACCTAGGcaggattatatatatatatacagtaCGCAACTAAAAAGTAAACAACTGCACAATTTAAAAACTGCAGGTGCAGTTTTTTCAAACATATATCAGGAAGGGCAATACCCCACACTCCTCATCTCGATCAATAATAGTGCATCTTTGAGCAAGTGCACTGATATCATTTCTGATGTTGTCAGCACCATGGGTTGCATCATTCATCTCTTCCTTCAGCTGTTCAATTTGCTTATTGTAATCCTCCAATGATGAGCAGATAGCCTCCTGcataaatttagatattcacCAATGGAAGTTTAAGAAAACCAATTACAATTACCCAAAACAAGTAGACAAATGACTTCACATGAGATTTCTTTAGTTAATATTCCAAAAAGAAGCCAGTATATTATATCTAAATTTCAAcaggtaataataataataataataataaaacaattgaACTTGTAAGCATCACTAGATAAGATTATCAGAGTTGAAAATTGTCGATCAACATGgcaaaaacaaagcaaaaataaCTGTACCTTGAAGTCGTCAATCAGGGCAAAATCTGGAAAGAATGGTAATATATCCTCTATCTTTAGCAGGCCATCAGTTTCTTTAAGAAATGCAATTGCCTTCCTTATGTTTTCCCTCTTAgttcctttttcttgttcaaCAACATGCTTGGCAATCATGAGCCAAAGCTTCTTTCTCAAATCctcatcatcttcaaccttaTCAGCTTCGGCCATAGCAAGCTCTGAATCAATCTAATACAGAAAAGTGATTTAGCATGAAAGAATCaatcttaaaaaatgaaaaaaaaaatcccttcaaaatatttaaaggcTTATTCTTATTTCGTTGTTAGGATGTCaaattatttaagatttaaaaaacttcTAACTGGATATGTTGTACttctttttcaaaaacgtggctCTGAGAGAACTATATATTATACAAGAACACTTACTTATTCTAGCCACAGTGGAGAAAGGgatgagaagagaagaaaaatcccCAGAGGAATGTACTTTTGGGccttatttatgaattattccTTAAGACTTCTAATGCATAAAGAATAAAACATGTGTTAAAATTGGTTGCTCTTGCAGCATCCCCATAAGATATGACTACAAGTGAAAAATATCACCAATGAAGAACATTCGTAAAGCAAGTATTTCTAATTAAGATGCACCATTTTTTGTATTGAAGCAGTGGTAAAGTTGGAACACAACAATCATCATATTAGTCTCACCTGTAAGGCAAGAGCAACTGCTTCTTCATGCATTGACATCATACTGTATATATGAACACATGCACGCATTCGTTTTTCCTTGAGGCAAAGACGCAAGGCGTATTTAGGATCGTAGAAGAACTCAGGACCATTTTCTGGTCCTTTCCCAAATTTGCTTTGTAGGAAACGTAGAAGTGAACTATCATCTTCctgagtaataaaaaaatagaacaaatacATAAATAGGCTCTATTTTCAACATCATACAGATCCAGGAAGTCGTAAATTCCTTCATATCTAGTCAAGAAATGAGACAACTTTAAGACTCAATCAAACCTCAATTGATTTGTCAAAGAAAAGTCACACGTTAGAATTTCCATAAAATATTTCCCTGGAGGCTCGTGTTCAATTTACATTTACAATTTAGATCCCAATCACCTGATGTCAGTTTTAATGAAGGACAAACATACAATGAAGAATATGATCTTTGTCTTCATACAAGAGTGGAAAAACAGACAATTTGATTTGATCCTAGGAGATTCAAATATGCTTAAATTGCAGTACGAATCTGTCATTTCAGTTTTGATCAATGGCACTATACAGTAAAGAGGAGCTATTGTTTATGTATATGAGAAGTGAAAAAACAAGTAAATTGATGTTAAATAGTTTAAAGGTGTAAGATGCATAGCATGGACTAAGCAGAGATTACCAATTCCTTATGAAAATTTCACAAGCATGGATGATTGATATATCATCCATTTGTTCACATGCAGGTACACATAACATACGTTCTATACATAAATATAGATGATATCATAATACAATAGGAATGTGAAACACCCTTTATAATCACCACATCAGAAGTGCATGATCATGGATTATAAAGCAAGCCACACAACCTGTTTTGCATATAAAGAAAGTAGCAGGTTATGAATTCCAGGATTTTCATTATGTAATCGATGAACACAATATTCAAGATATTTAATGACTTCGTGTGTCTCATTCCTGCATGTGAAAACAGTTGACATAAATGAACTTAAAATtccaaaacaaaatatcaataaatttacgAAATCTGTCACAAGGGAGACACTgagaacacacaaaataaataaataaataaataaatcggTGAACACAATTCTGACTGAAACATTTAACTGATTGAAAATGCAAATACAAATACGGAGTACTTTGCATGTGGTTCACTTGAATAACGCATCATTGCAGGAATCAGTTTCCTTGGGTTCAGATTCTTTGTAGTCATCCACGATTCAACAGTTTCATATGCATCAAGGGCAACAAGGTCTGGAGCAAACTTATACTGCATAGGACAGTCAATATAGTCTATTACATGTAATATTTCTCAAAAAAGATTGTGAGGCTACAGTCCCAAATAGATTATCACATGATTCACATCCCAAATCCTAAATGTTGAATCATACCTGAAGATCTATAGGCACAGAAGGTTTCTGAAGCACTTCCAATGCTTTTTTTGCTTCTCCTTGCTTGAAAAAAAACACAGAAAGTAAGAGCAATGAAAAGGATATATAACCAAAATGACATGGAACATAAGTGGAATCAGGGCACCTGAATGTAATGGTGAACTACAATCTCATACTGCCCTTTTAAGCTAGCAAAATATACCAATTCTTCAACCCTTCCATAACTGTAGAAAATTGCAAAAAGCAAAATTATATAAGATTAATCTCTGTATAATATATTACTAGCtctggtaaaaaaaaatcacaaggaaATAAACCACTAAGTAAATTGGAGTGCTACTTCTGTTTGGATTGATatgataaacaataaaatattatgttattgtgcAAGGGACTTGGGTGTCCCACATCAAGTAGTATGGGATACTCAATGGAGTACTTAAGTGGTTTGGTTCTCCCCCTTAACAGCTGGTTTTAAGGGAGGGTCTTCTAAGTGTTTGGATGCTTATCAATTGGTATCGGAGTTGGTTGCCAAAGGAGGGACTGACCAGAAAGACTGATGAAACATCAATACATCATAGAGTGCAAAGCCACTGGGACATTGACTCTTAGGAGTGGGGCTATGATAGGGACTAGGGTATTATGGGGTCCCTAAGTCCCACATCGAGTAATATGGGATGCTCGGTGGCATACTTAAGTGGCTTGGTTCTCCCCCTGTTGACAACTAGCTTATAAGGTAGGGTTCCCAAGTGCTTGTGTGCTTATCATGTTGAAAGACAAAATTAGTGAGTTCTACTCACAATAAATAACATTTGACAACTTATATATACTGATGTAATACAGAAGATCTAGACATAATAAAAAGTTTTATGGCCACGAGACAAATTTTCAATCCAAAGTAGATTTTACGATCCTATAAAAAGTTCATCACTggtgtaaaattaaatttgatttacaTTGCTGTCAATGGACTCTAACCCATACACATCATAATTCATACCAAGAAACTAcacctttttttattgttcataaAATGTAACACATTCTGCAAAATGACACCAATATGACTAACACATGTAATGGATGTGAAATTGAAAAGCTGCAATACCAGATCAAGGCAGAGGGATGGAGTCATCACCACTGAACCTAGGTGGCTAATAACTAATATATTAATCTTGTCATCTTCAAACTTTGTAGACGCAAAGGGTCTCCTCATTTTAGAAAAGTTTCCTCttgaataaattattatgataactaaatttttaaaatctcaaAAAACTACAAAACTAATCAACACAAACAAACATGGATCTGGACCCTCCACTCTGCCCACGAAAGCACATCCATTATTTTTCCTgcattttttgttgaatttaacTGTATAAGAAATAACTTGTGCTTGAGAGAATTTCGTATACACAAACTACcagaattttataaataaaattgaagaaaacagGTATGCACCAAGAATTAATGTCCAGCCAAAAAACATTCAGCAGGCATATCAAGAATCAACTACTACCTTTCTAAAAGTTTCATTGTAGTCGTTTCATCCAATACATCTTTGTTGTCACTGAGAAAAGTACAAAACTCTTTAATAATTGATTGGTACTCTAAATTGTTATTCTCTGATGCAAAGTCATCTTCCAAGAGCAGTCGATTTATCTAAAAGATCAAGATAGAAAACCCAAATTAATTTGCATgcaaaaaatatctataaactCACAggataaatattaaagaaaacaacTGAAGTAGTCATTTAATTGCCTAAAGCCATAGAAAAGTATCAGAAATTGCTCCCTAGCTCTACCCATcttttcaacaacaaaaaatctaAAGCATAAATGAGTATCAGCATTGTTGATTTACTATcatgtgtttggttggattaaTGTTGTGAACACATGTATATTCGTTTTTTCAtgtcaaatcaattttaaagcGTGAAAGATATATATAGTAGTTGTGGGTTGCGATATATTGTTGTACAACACGAAACCAAACACCCACCAAGCATTGGTAACGCAAATCGGTTATTTCACACAGAAGGTCAGGGTTTGTTGCTTTTCATACAAACATGTTTATATTTAACTTCCACTACATGCTTAAGCAGTTCATAATGGTTTTCttattgataactgctaaatatgaattattttttataataaaaatatattgaaaatatctttaaaaatatttatttagcaattattttttgcttaaatgataggaattaatattttttttatttataacttgcagatatgaaaaggaaggattaaaataaaaaagatccagaaaatattaaaaatataaataagaaagattTTTTGCATCAAGCTCAAGTCCACTCCAGCAACTACAAAAAGGGAGTAAAGCCAAGGAGAAAAGACACACTGAATCTCAGAGCACTCTAATACACACCTAAAGCCTGAGAACTCTCCCTTAGggaattctttcttctctttcattattttctattcccttttttcatctcttctcctcCATCAGTTCTTATACCTCTTTGCTAGTGTAAGGTCCCTTATagctatgagaggctaaacccttagttagggtttgacaggcctaaaaagtcaaaagatgtattgtacacttcatatttatcaatgcaaacaggtgttttctttcctattttcctttcttacttttaatttcatgcatcattCATCCTTACATCATCTTTAGGCGTTAGGTGCTCGACAGAGGGTAGTCCTTAATAGAAAAACAAGGAAAGTTTTGCATACATCTGTTTTAGAAATTAGTCGCTCAATAGGagataatttctaatagaactaaaaggaaggggtatcttaataaaatcattgttagacatagagtgattgcattatgcccatgcatcaaagcaagcatctagaattagaatttcatgcattttatctattgactcTTTGCAAAgccatttgggagatagataagtaaaataggcttgtcatcaaGAGACATCAAGGACAAGTAttctaatagatgtgggtaggataaattcacctgattgatagagaaaaatcacaaataatacatcttaggcaaataaggcatgctaggtcctaacattctcattccattgaattccatgttatttcttttgttatctattaatagttattattttatactctattcttttaaagttatcttatatatcttattttatttttttctcttataaattgaaaattatccaacacaaatataaaacaaagtccctgtggaaatcgacactcggacttccgagttttTATTACTTGGACATTTGATAAACTTGTCAACGAGTTAACACTTATCACACTTACAGACGGGATCATTGTTTTCTTATTCTTTGTTTGTTTCAGTATTTAGCTTATGGCATGAGGGAACTATCCTTGGCAGTTTTTGCTCTTCATTTCTGTTACTCAAATATGATACTTTAAATTTTCATTGtctctttttcttattattggAAAAAATCCAAATCCCACATCGGCTAGAGATAGTGCcaagatataatatataagtaaGGAACAATCCTTACcctatgagctagcttttggggttgagttaggctcaAACCCACATTCTTAGACCTATCACTTACTCTTCATGAACCATGTACAAATAAGTGAAACAATAAGAGTTTGTGGAAAACATGGTTCTTTTAGAACATATACAGAAATAAGCACCATTCTAGTTTAAATTTGGATATAACTATATAAGGTTTGTCATGCCATTGTTCATAGAAAATgagataaagaaataaaaataggaaaCTAAATTTCCTTCCAAGTGTCAAGAATGTAGAACCTTATCCAAGTATAATTCAGTTGTCCAGGTGGATATCATTGTTATTTGACATTTGTCACTCTTTTCTAAATTATCAAGCTTCCGCAGTACGAAAGTTCTCAAAGCAtcctacaaaaagaaagaaactagtGAATTTGTATAAGCATGAGTCAAATGTAAAATCcaagaatttaaaaattaaattcaagatTAACCAATTCAAATCAGTTTGCATATGCCCACATAGGAAAGCAATAACTCTAAAGATTAAATGCACATAAGAAAATTCTAAGATACAACATAAATTTACCATTTATCAAACTTATAAATAAGTTTTAGaagcaaaagaagaatgaaatagAGAAGAGTACATGTGAAAagattttcttcttgaaaaacaaaattacagCATAAGCTcttcaagaaattcacacattgACAAACATTGCAGCCATATAATTCTTATTTAAAGACCAGCAACATGAAAAGTACCTGTTCACCAATACTAATGAACTTCAAAGTGACCTcttcaaatgataaaatataattgatctGCAAATCATATTCCTgtcagattttttttcttttggattaTCAAAACAAATTCGTGTTACTACTTTTGACAGCATGATATGCACATTGATTCAGTAAAAAACACTCACAATTATCACCAAATTCTCAAAATTGAGCACTGTATATAAAGATGATGCTGTGAAAAAATTCTACACCTCCAAAGTTCAATTTATAAACAGAACTCATCTAAAATATTCAGTGGCCTATCTTCAGGGAGTGATGTTTCTTTAATGAAAAAGTCATGACAGTTTTACGCATGGATCTCCCAGTTTGAAGAAGATTCATTAGGAAAAGATGCATAATAATATCTATGCATAATTTTCAGTATAATTGGACCAGGATTTGGTAGTGTACTAGTGTTAAAAGTTTATAGGCATGAGAGTCCAGTTCACcactaaatatatattaatcaaaatcacaagGGGCAGCACAATTACTTTTAAGTAATCAAGTGTCACAAAAGCAAAGGAAGTTCCTGCATAAATATAACAAACTAAAGATACCAAAATAGTGAACTTAAAAAGAAGATTTACTTTGGCATAGAAAGAAGCAGCTCTTAAATAATCTTTAAAAGAAAACGCAGCTTCAGCCTGCACCACAAATTATTCCAATCAAACACCAAACTACAGTCTTGTagcaaatataaaatacatgaaTTTATGTTACAAACTATTTCATGGGCGGCACAATAAAGCAAGTGAACAGTACCTGGACTAAATATACTTGGTCCCTTTGAAAAGGGTCACGGCAGTTTGCTAAAGCAGCAGCATATTCATTCATGTCAAGATATACTTTCCACATATCTTGGCCTTCATCATTGATAGACACctactaaaatattaaatacagtAGAAGCAGCAGCAGTAGCAGCAATTACAACCAAGCCAGTTAGATCCACAATTCAGAAGGCTGCAGCATTCAAAGAACACAAACCTGAAAGATGGAGTTTTGATCATATGCATAAAACAAACCAGCCGTGGCATCACTACACAATCCTATAATACCCTTAGAGGCTGAATCAGAAGTTTGATCAAACTGAAGTTCCTCAATGATCTTCTCGCTAATTCTGTTTACAACCTATAAATGTTCAAATAATTTAGCTAGCATGGATAAAACTCTTTAAAATTTAGATCGCGCATGGCACAGACACTATGATGTAAACAAAACTATGATATATAAGTGCATACACACCTTGACCTTATTCCCTAAAAGCAACAAGAAATGGAATTCAGACAAagccattgaacttggtttaaCTACTTCAGCTCCTTCAGACAATTTGGAGTAGTCCAAAAGAGCCTTATTctcaataaaattttcatttccaCTTGAAGAGCTGTCAAAAGTGTGAGAAAGGTGAATATGGAAGGATTCACAAAACAACAATAAGAACCATTCATGAAGCACATATAGCATGTTATAAAATGACTAATGAGGTTTGCAGAATCATGACCCACATAGCAAACATGATCTGAATCAATATCTATTATTGATGAAACAgacaacaaagtcaagtaattCTCTACTACCTTTGTTGTCCTCCAAAATTTAAGCCACCATGGTACATACCAGCACCAGAAAGCCATGCAAAATGTACAGCTCTTCGTTGCTTGATGAAAAAATGCAACTCACTGGAAGATACCCAATAAAATGAAATCTTAGAAGGGATAGATCATATACAAACAACAAATGTGAAAGTCtgtaaaaaataaagcaattttCAGCTTTTAGACCACTTACATTTTATGTAGAATGTTCCCATGAAATAACAGTAGTAGTATTATTTTAGAGAGAGGGAGAGTACTTGCCTGTTTGCTATGTCACCAGGAAGTTCCATAAAATGCACCGTACGATCTAAATAACCTGAAAAAACAGTCTAAATTTGTATAACAATcagtaaaaattaaactttagaaTATAATGAAGGGTATAATGTAAAAGGATAGAGCCCAAGATTAATCTTCAATAATGTGATAGAACAAGGACATCGTGT
Above is a window of Glycine soja cultivar W05 chromosome 12, ASM419377v2, whole genome shotgun sequence DNA encoding:
- the LOC114378453 gene encoding vacuolar sorting protein 18-like; this encodes MDQGRQVFTVDLLERYAAKGRGVITCMAAGNDVIVIGTSRGWVVRHDFGVGNSNEIDLSVGRPGDQSIHRVFVDPGGSHCIATVVGPGGAETFYTHAKWTKPRILSKLKGLVVNAVAWNKQQITEVSTKEVILGTENGQLHELAVDEKDKKEKYIKFLFELTELQEAFMGLQMETASMINGTRYYVMAVTPTRLYSFTGSYLDRTVHFMELPGDIANSELHFFIKQRRAVHFAWLSGAGMYHGGLNFGGQQSSSSGNENFIENKALLDYSKLSEGAEVVKPSSMALSEFHFLLLLGNKVKVVNRISEKIIEELQFDQTSDSASKGIIGLCSDATAGLFYAYDQNSIFQVSINDEGQDMWKVYLDMNEYAAALANCRDPFQRDQVYLVQAEAAFSFKDYLRAASFYAKINYILSFEEVTLKFISIGEQDALRTFVLRKLDNLEKSDKCQITMISTWTTELYLDKINRLLLEDDFASENNNLEYQSIIKEFCTFLSDNKDVLDETTTMKLLESYGRVEELVYFASLKGQYEIVVHHYIQQGEAKKALEVLQKPSVPIDLQYKFAPDLVALDAYETVESWMTTKNLNPRKLIPAMMRYSSEPHAKNETHEVIKYLEYCVHRLHNENPGIHNLLLSLYAKQEDDSSLLRFLQSKFGKGPENGPEFFYDPKYALRLCLKEKRMRACVHIYSMMSMHEEAVALALQIDSELAMAEADKVEDDEDLRKKLWLMIAKHVVEQEKGTKRENIRKAIAFLKETDGLLKIEDILPFFPDFALIDDFKEAICSSLEDYNKQIEQLKEEMNDATHGADNIRNDISALAQRCTIIDRDEECGVCQRKILTAGREFGTGRGYTLVGQMAPFYIFPCGHAFHAECLIVHVTRCTVETHAEYILDLQKQLSLMGSEARRESNGTLSPEESIPSMTTIDKLRSQLDDAIASECPFCGDLMIRKIFLPFINPEEEQHVLSWEIKPSSGSQRNSISLPASA